The sequence CGAGATCGTCCGTCGCGGCCGGCTCGGCCCGGGCGAGATGCTCCTCGTTGACCCGTCGCGCGGCCGGATCCTCGAGGATGCCGCGGCGAAGACCGCGCTGCTTCGTCGTCTCCCCGTCCACGACGCGCCACGCCGGGCGCACCTCGACCGCCCGCCCGGATCCGACGCGTCCCGGTCCGGGATTTCCACGCCGACTCCACTCGCCCTCCGCTACCTCGCTGGCCTCGACGCCGAACGCCTCCGTCTCGATGTCCGGACCATGGCGCTCGAGGGACACGAGCCGCTATGGAGCATGGGCGACGACACGCCGCTTCCCGGCCGCGGCCGGATCGACCGTCGGGCCGTGGACCACCTCCGCCAGTCATTCGCGCAGGTGACGAACCCGCCCATCGACCCCGAGCGCGAGCGGGCGGTCATGGACCTCCGCGTGGAGCTCGGGCGCCGTCCGGCGCTCCTCGGCGGCCTGCCGCGCCATCCCCGGACGGTGCGCCTGGAACGGCCGATCGTCGTCGACCTCGACGGGCTTGTGGCCCTCGTCTCGTCCGATCGGCGAGGAACGGTCCGGAGGCTCGACGCGACCTGGGATCCGGCGACGGGCCCGGCCGGACTGCGGACCGCGATCGATCGTCTTGCCTCGGCCGCTGTCTCGGCCGCCGGCGGACGGACGGAGGTCCTTGTCGTCTCGGATCGAGCCGCCTCACTCGATCGGCTCCCGATCCCGTCCGTCCTCGCCGCCGGGGCGGTCCACGCGGCGCTGACGGCCGCCGGCCTCCGCGGCCGGATCGACATCGTCGCCGAAGCAGCGGACGTCCTCGACCCGCATGCACTCGCGATGCTCCTCGCCGCCGGCGCGACCGCCGTTCACCCCTGGCTCGCGCTCGAGGCAGCGGCCGAGCTCGCGGGCTCGCGCGGTGCGGAGGACCTCACGGCCGAGGCTGTCGTGGAACGGTTCGTCGGTGCGCTCGAGGCCGGCCTTCGGAAGACTCTCGCCAGGATGGGCGTCGGCTCCGTCTCCTCGTACATCGGCGCTGGCCTCGTCGAGACGATCGAGCTCGATGACGACATCGTCCGGACCTGCCTGCCGGCGACGAGCGGTTGGCCGGGGAGCGTCGGGTTCGGGGACCTCGCCGAACGCCAGCTCCGCCGGCTCGCGGCGGCCCGGGGGCTCCCGGCGGACGGCCGCGAGGCGCGACTCCCGGACCAGGGTCTCGCCCGGTTCCGCGCCGACGGCGAGCTCCACCTGAACGCGCCGCGGATCGTCGCCGAGATCCAGCGGCTGGCCGAGCCGAACCCCGATGCGACCGTCGAGCAGACGCTCGCCCGATATCGATCGGCCCTCGCCCGGACCGGCCTGGCGGTCGTCCGCGACGGTCTGGAGGTGCGCCCGGGGGTGCTTCGCGCGCCGGTCGATCTGTCGCTCGTCGAGCCCGCCCCGGCGATCGTCCGCCGATTCGTCGTCAGCGCCATGAGCGTCGGCGCCTTGAGTCCGGAGGCGCATCGCGCCCTGACGATCGGCATCCAGCGCGCCGGCGGAGCGGCGAACACCGGAGAGGGCGGCGAGGATCCCGCCTGGTACGCCCCGGGCCCGAACGGTGAGCGTCTCGACTCGCGGATCAAGCAGGTCGCATCCGCGCGGTTCGGGGTGACCGCGACGTTCCTCGCCCGGGCCGAACAGCTCGAGATCAAGATGGCCCAGGGATCCAAGCCCGGCGAGGGTGGCCAGCTCCCCGCCCGCAAGGCCACCCCATACATCGCGGCCCTCCGTCGCGGCCAGCCGGGGATCGCCTACGTGAGCCCCCCACCGCATCACGACATCTACTCGATCGAGGATCTCGCCCAGCTCATCGCGGATCTCCGGGCGATCAATCCCGCCGCCCGGATCGGCGTCAAGCTCGTCGCGAGCCGCGGGGTGGGGACGATCGCCGCCGGTGTCGCCAAGGCCGGTGCCGACTACATCCACCTGTCCGGTCATGCCGGCGGGACCGGCGCGTCGCCGCTCTCGTCGATCAAGCACGTCGGCTCGCCGTGGGAGCTCGGCCTCGCCGAGGTCCACCAGGTCCTCCTCCGGAACGAGCTCCGCGAGCGGGTCGCGCTCCGGGTGGACGGCGGCCTCCAGACCGGCCGCGACCTCCTCATCGCGGCCCTCCTCGGTGCCGAGGAGTTCGCGTTCGGGACGGCCGCCCTCATCGCCCTCGGCTGCGACATGGCACGCCAGTGCCACCTCGACACGTGCCCGACCGGGATCGCGACCCAGCGCGACGATCTGCGCGCGAAGTTCAGCGGAACGCCGGAGCGCATCGAAGCGTTCGCGACCGCACTCGCCGAGGACCTCCGCCGGGAGCTCGCCCGGATCGGTTCGACGTCCGTCGGCACGATCGTCGGCGAGAGCGCCCGCGCCCTCCGACCGGGCCGGGGGAGCACGGTCGAGCTCGGGGCCGTCGTCCGTTCCCCGCGCTGGACGACCAGCGCGGCCCGCCGCGCCGATCCCTCCACCGCCGGCACCGTGGTCCGCCGTGCGGCCGCCTCCCCGCTGGAGGCTCGTCTCGTGGCCGCGTTCGCTGGTCAGGGTTCGCTCGCCGCGACCGGCCTCACCGTGACGACCGCGGACCGCTCGTTCGGAGCAGCCCTCAGTGGGGCGATGGAGCGCGGGACCGTCCGCGGCCCGATCCGCCTCGAGCTCCGCGGTTCGGCCGGCCAGTCGTTCGGTGCGTTCGCCGGGCCGGGCATCCACCTGCGGCTCGTCGGGCAGGCGAACGACTACGTCGGCAAGGGGCTCTCCGGCGGGAGGGTGGAGGTCGTCCCCGACCCGGCTGCGGGCGACGCCGATCGACCGGGCGGTCTCGCCGGCAATACCTGCCTGTACGGCGCGACCGGCGGCCGGCTCCACATCGTCGGGCGGGCAGGGATGCGATTCGCTGTCCGGAACGCGGGTGCGGATGCGGTCGTCGAGGGGATCGGTCCCCACGGCGCCGAGTACATGACCGGAGGCACGCTCGTCGTGCTCGGCCCCGTCGGGGCGAATTTCGGGGCCGGCATGACCGGCGGCCGGGCATTCCTCTACGACCCGGCCGGCCGCCACGCGATGTCCCTGAACCCGGAGAGCGTCGCGCCGCGACGCCTGGCGGATGTCATGGCGGACGGTCCGGCCGGCGGAGCGGCACTCGCGGACCTCGTCGGCCTCCTCGCCGACCATGCCGCGATCGGATCCGAGCGGGCACGCCAGCTGCTCGGGGATCGGGAGCGGCTGCCGCTCGACGTGTGGCTCGTCGAGCCGCTCGGGGAGCGCATCCCGATACCGGATCGCAACCGTCTCGCACCTGTCGCGACGCCGACCGCCACCGCCCCGGACCGCACACTGACGGCCCACGCGCCCATCGCTAGCGAGTGACGACGATGATCCACCCGTTCGACCAGACGTTCCGCCGCTTCGACGCCGTGCGCGACGGCCGGGCGGCGCCGGTCACCTGTGCCACGTGCGGCTGTCGTCTGGAGCGTCCGGCGAGCCGCGCCGCGTGGGCGCATTTCAACCCCCTCGGTGGGCGCGACGCCCGCGGCTGCCGCGTGCACTGCGCGGATGCCGCCCACGATGCGGGTGGCCGCACGCTCGACTGACGCGGCCCGCCGCCGGCCTCGGCGGACGAACGTCCGGACATCGTCGCGCGCTCCGGATCAGTGCATCCGTGAATGGTTCACCAATGCACGATCGCGGCCTTGATGGGTGCCTTCCGAGGGCCGGTTCCGAGGGCCGGTTCCGAGGGCCGGTTCTCCGCGACGAAGGGACCCTACGGGGCGGGGATGACGAGCTTCGCGCCGGGCCGGAGCATCCGCGGGTCGGTCACCTTCGGGTTCGCCTTGCGGAGCGCCGCGAGCGTGACGTGGAACTTCACCGCGATCCCGTACAGCGTGTCGCCCTTGCGGACGACATAGGTCGTCGGGCTTGGGGCGGCGACGCTCGGTGCGGCGGACGCGGTCGGGGCGGCGACGCTCGGGGCCGCGGATGCGCCCGGGGTGGCGCTCGGCGGCGCGGACAGGCTCGGTGCCGGCGTCGAACTCGAACCGCAGCCGGCCAGCACCGCCGCGGTGAGGATCGCCGTGATCGACGCTCGAGCTCGGGCCGGTACGTCCATCGCGCTCTCCCTGCTGTGTCGCATGGCGGTCGATCTGTGTCGCATGGTGGTCGATCGGGATCTGTCGTCGCCCCGCTCGACGGCTCGCTCACCGTCCATGTTGCGCCACTTCGCTTGCCCGCGCCACGGTCCCTCGTCCGGCGTCCCCGGGGGTTCGGGCGGACCGCCTACCCGTGGGCGGACAGGGCGCCCAGGTGTTCGGTGAGGCGGAGGTTCTCGCGATAGTCGATCGGGACCTCCACGAGGCTCGGGCCATCGTGCTCGAGTGCCCGCATGAGCGTCGGGTAGAGCTCGGCGGCCGATGACGGCCGGAACGCGGCGAGGCCGAACGAGCGGGCGTAGGCGACGAAGTCCGGATTCGTGAACTCAACGCCGAACGGGCGACCGAACTCCGTTCGTTGCTTCCAGTCGATGAGCCCGTAGCCGTCGTCCCGCCAGACCACGACGACGATGTTCGTGCCGATCCGAGCCGCGGTCTCGAGCTCCTGGGAGTTCATGAGGAACCCGCCATCGCCGCACAGGGCCACGACGTGGCGGTCCGGGTGCACGAGCTTGGCCGCGATCGCACCGGGGAGCGAGATCCCCATCGCCGCGAAGCCGTTCGAGATGATGACGGTGTTCGGTTCGTACGCCTGGTAGAGCCGCCCGACCCAGACCTTGTGCGCGCCGACATCGCTCACGACGATGTCCCTGGGTTCCAGCGCTCGACGGAGGTCCGCGATCGCCTTCTGCGGCTTGATGGGCCAGCCATCGTCCTGCTCGTAGGCGTGGAGATCGGCGAGGAGGGCGGTGCGGAGGTCCTGGTGGACGAGGGTCTCGCGCGCCAGATGCCGCTCGCTCGCGCTCCGTCCGCCGACGCCGTCCGGAAGGACCGCCGCGAGCAGCCGCTCGAGCGTGCCTTCGATGTCGCCGATCAGTTCCACCTCCGGTCGGTAGAACGCGTCGACCTCCGCAGGCTGGGTATCGATGTGGATGATCCGCCGCCGCCCTTCCGGGTTCCAGCGCGAGGGCGCGTACTCGACGAGGTCATAGCCGACCGCGACGACGAGGTCCGCACGGTCGAAGCCGGAGAGCACGTG is a genomic window of Chloroflexota bacterium containing:
- the gltB gene encoding glutamate synthase large subunit, whose translation is MHRPRRPPDPPLYDARHEHDACGVGFVADAGGRSAARVLPLALAGLASLGHRGAFAADGESSDGAGISLPLEPALRARIGATTSAATTTAAATTTAAAPTAAAEDQPAVFQLFLPRGRTREARGRGLVERSLAAEGLSVLRWRTVPTDPSALGREAFESRPAFVQAVVQPTPGHPSGAPFDRRLLLARRRTETAAREAGLDLSVPSASARTIVYKGLVGGDRLSRLFPDLAPGDAELPSSYAVFHQRYATNTRPVWRLAQPFRLLAHNGEINTVRGNREQVRGRSADPDPSGLLRALLETGPLLSPDGSDSLSLDEALELLAASGWSVPVALLAAVPEAAALRRSPHPAIAALRRRTAAFLAPWDGPAALVFADGRSVGALVDRNGLRPAAFAITRDRLVTVASEAGAVPIAAAEIVRRGRLGPGEMLLVDPSRGRILEDAAAKTALLRRLPVHDAPRRAHLDRPPGSDASRSGISTPTPLALRYLAGLDAERLRLDVRTMALEGHEPLWSMGDDTPLPGRGRIDRRAVDHLRQSFAQVTNPPIDPERERAVMDLRVELGRRPALLGGLPRHPRTVRLERPIVVDLDGLVALVSSDRRGTVRRLDATWDPATGPAGLRTAIDRLASAAVSAAGGRTEVLVVSDRAASLDRLPIPSVLAAGAVHAALTAAGLRGRIDIVAEAADVLDPHALAMLLAAGATAVHPWLALEAAAELAGSRGAEDLTAEAVVERFVGALEAGLRKTLARMGVGSVSSYIGAGLVETIELDDDIVRTCLPATSGWPGSVGFGDLAERQLRRLAAARGLPADGREARLPDQGLARFRADGELHLNAPRIVAEIQRLAEPNPDATVEQTLARYRSALARTGLAVVRDGLEVRPGVLRAPVDLSLVEPAPAIVRRFVVSAMSVGALSPEAHRALTIGIQRAGGAANTGEGGEDPAWYAPGPNGERLDSRIKQVASARFGVTATFLARAEQLEIKMAQGSKPGEGGQLPARKATPYIAALRRGQPGIAYVSPPPHHDIYSIEDLAQLIADLRAINPAARIGVKLVASRGVGTIAAGVAKAGADYIHLSGHAGGTGASPLSSIKHVGSPWELGLAEVHQVLLRNELRERVALRVDGGLQTGRDLLIAALLGAEEFAFGTAALIALGCDMARQCHLDTCPTGIATQRDDLRAKFSGTPERIEAFATALAEDLRRELARIGSTSVGTIVGESARALRPGRGSTVELGAVVRSPRWTTSAARRADPSTAGTVVRRAAASPLEARLVAAFAGQGSLAATGLTVTTADRSFGAALSGAMERGTVRGPIRLELRGSAGQSFGAFAGPGIHLRLVGQANDYVGKGLSGGRVEVVPDPAAGDADRPGGLAGNTCLYGATGGRLHIVGRAGMRFAVRNAGADAVVEGIGPHGAEYMTGGTLVVLGPVGANFGAGMTGGRAFLYDPAGRHAMSLNPESVAPRRLADVMADGPAGGAALADLVGLLADHAAIGSERARQLLGDRERLPLDVWLVEPLGERIPIPDRNRLAPVATPTATAPDRTLTAHAPIASE
- a CDS encoding LysM peptidoglycan-binding domain-containing protein gives rise to the protein MDVPARARASITAILTAAVLAGCGSSSTPAPSLSAPPSATPGASAAPSVAAPTASAAPSVAAPSPTTYVVRKGDTLYGIAVKFHVTLAALRKANPKVTDPRMLRPGAKLVIPAP
- a CDS encoding acetolactate synthase large subunit — encoded protein: MALTRARTAASLLVECLAAEGCGYVFSVPGEETMDILDALSRQDAVRHVTTRHEQGAAFMADVHGRLTGRAAVAMATLGPGATNLVTGIADAFLDHAPMVALTGQAGLDKTHKEAHQFVDIVRMFEPVTKWNQRVEQVGAVPEIVRKAFKVAQLEKPGPTHIELPENLAATAVTDDAHPLEPTHAYFPEPTDEAIAHAARLLRESERPLVLAGNGVLRRDAAAPLRAFANGLHVPVAVTFMGKGAIDDRSHLSLMAVGLQARDHVLSGFDRADLVVAVGYDLVEYAPSRWNPEGRRRIIHIDTQPAEVDAFYRPEVELIGDIEGTLERLLAAVLPDGVGGRSASERHLARETLVHQDLRTALLADLHAYEQDDGWPIKPQKAIADLRRALEPRDIVVSDVGAHKVWVGRLYQAYEPNTVIISNGFAAMGISLPGAIAAKLVHPDRHVVALCGDGGFLMNSQELETAARIGTNIVVVVWRDDGYGLIDWKQRTEFGRPFGVEFTNPDFVAYARSFGLAAFRPSSAAELYPTLMRALEHDGPSLVEVPIDYRENLRLTEHLGALSAHG